In the Streptomyces sp. SJL17-4 genome, CACTTGATCAGGCAGCCCGGGAACGTGGGCTCGTCGAGGATGACGAGCGCGTCCAGCGGGTCGCCGTCCTCACCGAGGGTGTTCTCGACGTAGCCGTAGTCGGTCGGGTAGGCCGTCGACGTGAACAGACGACGGTCCAGGCGGATGCGACCCGTCTCGTGGTCGACCTCGTACTTGTTACGCGATCCCTTGGGGATCTCGATGAGAACGTCGAACTCCACGGGTGGCTCCTCCTGAATCAACACAAGTGAATGCTCGCGACGACGCGCGGTGATTAAGTGTCCCTCACGCACGTGTGTGATCGCGAAAGGGGCTGGTCAGCAATGCCCGAGCCGAGGATGTGGCAGCTCACGGCGGGCTCCGCCGCCCTCGGACTGGCCCTGGCCGCCGTGGCGGTGACCGCGGCCGGTCCGTGGGACTCGGGTCAGCGTACGGCGGAGCGGGCCCGCGCCGCCGCCCCGAAGGCGGGTGGCGCACATCACGCCCCGCCCGCCGCCCCCGCCCCGCCGAAGCGCCCCGCGCCCGCCCCGAGCGCCCCCGGCGTCCTCACCGCCCTGCACGCCCCGGCGCCCGCCGGACGCCCCGCGGACCTCGCCGCCCTCCTCGTACCGCTCCTCGCCGACCCCGGGCTCGGCCCGCTGCGGACGGCCTCCGTCGTCGACACCGCCACCGGCAAGCAGTTGTACGGCGAGGGCGCCGGCACCCCCATGACCCCCGCGTCCACGGTCAAGATCGCCACCGCCGCGGCCGCGCTCTCCGCCCTCGGCCCCGACCACCGCATCGCCACCTCCGTCACCGCCGCCCCCGACGGACGGACCGTCACCCTCACCGGCGGCGGCGACCCCACGCTCGACCCGGCCCGCCTCAAGGCCCTCGCGACCGACACCGCCCGCGCCCTCACCGCACGCGGCCACACCTCCGTACGCCTCACGTACGACACGAACCTCTACCCGGGCCCCTCGATCCACCCCATCGGCCCCAACGAGAACATCGCCCCCGTCGTCGCCCTCATGACCGACGAAGGGCGCCTCGACGACAGCGAGAGCGGCCCCGCTCCCCGCACCGGCGACCCCGCGGGCGACACCGCCGCCGCCTTCGCCGGCCACCTCGCCGACGCCGGCATCAAGGTCACCGGCGACCCGGCCCCCGGCCGCACCCCGAAGGCCGCCCCCCTCGCCCGTACCCACTCCGCCCCCCTCGCCGACCTCGTCGAGCACACCCTCACCCACAGCGACAACGACCTCGCCGAAGCCCTCGCCCGGCAGACCGCCCTCGCCCGCAAGAAGCCCGCGAGCTTCGACGGCGCCGCCCAGGCCGTCCGGGAGGAACTCGCCCGCCTCGGCCTCCCCGTCGCCGGAGCCCGCTTCGCCGACGGCAGCGGACTCGACCGCCGCGACCGCGTCTCCGCCGCCCTCCTCACCGGACTCCTCACCCGAGCGGCCGACCCCGCCCGCCCCGCCCTGCGCCCGCTCCTCACCGGACTGCCCGTCGGCGGCTTCACCGGCACGCTCGCCGGCCGCTTCGACACCGCGCCGGCCACCGAGGGCGCCGGACTCGTCCGCGCCAAGACCGGCACCCTGACGGGCGTCAACACCCTCGCCGGAACCGTCGTCACCGCCGACGGACGCCTCCTCGCCTTCGCGTTCCTCGCCGGCAGCACCCTCTCCCCGTACGAGGCGCAGCCCGCCCTCGACCGCCTCTCCGCCGCCCTCGTCGCACAGGACTGACCACCCCCGCCCCGGCGTCGACACCGCCCCCGACCCGCACGGACGCCGTCCCGACCCGCACGGAAGCCGTCCCGAACCCACCCCGAACAGCCTTCGAGACCGTACGGTTGACGCATGACGAGCATCGGTGGCGCAGGCACATCCGGGATGGTCGACTGGAACCTCGCGGTCGCGACCGCGACCCGCCTCGTGCGGCCCGGACCCGAAGTCAGCCGCGACGAAGCCCGCGAGGTCGTCGCCGAACTCCGCAAGCACGCCAAGGCCTCGGAGGAACACGTCCGCGCCTACACGCGGATGTTCCCCGAGGGCACGGACACCCGGACCATCGCCGACACCCCCGTCCTCGTCGTCGACCGGGCCGGTTGGATCAAGGCCAACGTCGCCGGCTTCCGCGAGCTCCTCACCCCGCTCCTCGGCAAGATGCAGGACCGCCGCTCCAACACCCCCGGCAACGCCGTCCTCGGAGCCGTCGGAGGCAAGGTCACCGGCGTCGAACTCGGCATGCTGCTGTCGTTCCTCGCCTCCCGCATCCTCGGCCAGTACGAGACCTTCGCCCCCGCCACCCGAGAGCTCCCCGCCGGGGCCAACGGCGGCGGACGACTCCTCCTCGTCGCCCCCAACATCGTCCACGTCGAACGCGAACTCGAAGTCTCCCCGCACGACTTCCGGCTCTGGGTCTGCCTCCACGAGGAGACCCACCGCACCCAGTTCACCGCCGTCCCCTGGCTCCGCGACCACCTCCAGGGCGAGATCCAGTCGTTCCTCGCCGCCACCGACGTCGACCCCGGCACCGTCGTCGAACGCCTCCGCGAGGCCGCGCAGACCCTCGCCGGCGGCCGCCCCGAAGCCGAGGAGGGCGAACCCGCCCCCTCCCTCGTCGAGCTCGTCCAGACCCCCGAACAGCGCGAGATCCTCGGCCGCCTCACCGCCGTCATGTCCCTCCTCGAAGGCCACGCCGACTACGTCATGGACGGCGTCGGGCCCCAGGTCGTGCCCTCCGTCG is a window encoding:
- the dacB gene encoding D-alanyl-D-alanine carboxypeptidase/D-alanyl-D-alanine-endopeptidase, encoding MPEPRMWQLTAGSAALGLALAAVAVTAAGPWDSGQRTAERARAAAPKAGGAHHAPPAAPAPPKRPAPAPSAPGVLTALHAPAPAGRPADLAALLVPLLADPGLGPLRTASVVDTATGKQLYGEGAGTPMTPASTVKIATAAAALSALGPDHRIATSVTAAPDGRTVTLTGGGDPTLDPARLKALATDTARALTARGHTSVRLTYDTNLYPGPSIHPIGPNENIAPVVALMTDEGRLDDSESGPAPRTGDPAGDTAAAFAGHLADAGIKVTGDPAPGRTPKAAPLARTHSAPLADLVEHTLTHSDNDLAEALARQTALARKKPASFDGAAQAVREELARLGLPVAGARFADGSGLDRRDRVSAALLTGLLTRAADPARPALRPLLTGLPVGGFTGTLAGRFDTAPATEGAGLVRAKTGTLTGVNTLAGTVVTADGRLLAFAFLAGSTLSPYEAQPALDRLSAALVAQD
- a CDS encoding zinc-dependent metalloprotease, which encodes MTSIGGAGTSGMVDWNLAVATATRLVRPGPEVSRDEAREVVAELRKHAKASEEHVRAYTRMFPEGTDTRTIADTPVLVVDRAGWIKANVAGFRELLTPLLGKMQDRRSNTPGNAVLGAVGGKVTGVELGMLLSFLASRILGQYETFAPATRELPAGANGGGRLLLVAPNIVHVERELEVSPHDFRLWVCLHEETHRTQFTAVPWLRDHLQGEIQSFLAATDVDPGTVVERLREAAQTLAGGRPEAEEGEPAPSLVELVQTPEQREILGRLTAVMSLLEGHADYVMDGVGPQVVPSVAEIREKFQQRRARGASRLDLALRKLLGLDAKLRQYRDGERFVRAVVDQVGMDGFNRVWTSPNTLPTKTEIAAPADWIARVHRKADS